Proteins encoded within one genomic window of Eurosta solidaginis isolate ZX-2024a chromosome 1, ASM4086904v1, whole genome shotgun sequence:
- the LOC137244840 gene encoding uncharacterized protein: MSNGSVLWQFFTRLDRFYAKCNMCKKTISYKTTTTNLKRHMMRKHRTAQFLRCMNLVHRQTQDRIAQRQRKQDPQNLCDPYESVVLYDEKPQVLAQSSESTNVIVERIEENEHSKHGYVDSEPVSDIEYPFDDGQCDTMESRPWTPVRFNGQRSPSKSKKDNLVEVCNKLVKTLQAREARDERLFTQQQSVIAKLDQTLLLVTQVLVKLNEKFDKL, encoded by the exons ATGTCAAATGGAAGTGTCCTATGGCAGTTTTTTACTCGGTTGGACAGGTTTTATGCCAAATGCAATATGTGCAAGAAAACAATATCCTACAAAACTACGACTActaatttaaaaaggcatatgATGAGAAAACATCGGACTGCACAGTTTCTCAGATGCATG AATTTAGTACATCGACAAACGCAGGATCGTATAGCACAAAGACAACGTAAACAGGATCCTCAGAACTTGTGCGATCCATATGAAAGTGTTGTACTGTATGATGAAAAGCCTCAAGTACTAGCACAATCTTCTGAATCAACTAATGTAATAGTAGAAAGAATTGAG GAAAATGAACATTCAAAACATGGATACGTAGATAGTGAGCCAGTAAGTGATATTGAATATCCATTTGACGATGGCCAATGCGATACAATGGAATCAAGACCATGGACACCAGTACGTTTTAATGGCCAAAGATCGCCATCTAAATCGAAAAAGGATAATCTTGTTGAAGTTTGTAACAAGTTAGTGAAAACTCTACAAGCTCGTGAAGCGAGGGATGAACGTTTATTTACGCAACAACAAAGTGTTATCGCCAAATTAGATCAGACATTGTTGTTGGTAACTCAAGTTTTGgtcaagttaaatgaaaaatttgacaaACTTTAA